Proteins encoded by one window of Juglans regia cultivar Chandler chromosome 15, Walnut 2.0, whole genome shotgun sequence:
- the LOC118344729 gene encoding gibberellin 20 oxidase 2-like, whose amino-acid sequence MDSNVSTLHVSSLSETGEGQKDYGAGNSLLQSQFVLQKESSVPMCFIWPKEDLVKAIEELREPVVDLSGFLKGDLVATQDAAMLIRESCLKHGFFQITGHGVDPRLIRMAYDHLDRFFKLPVSMKLRAKRMPGTNWGYSGAHADRFSSKLPWKETLSFRFYEPDDSHPVVLDFFKSTLGMDFEETGLVYQKYCEAMKEVALAIMELMAISLGIHDQQHYKHFFQDGSSIMRCNYYPPCKEPEYVLGTGPHCDPTSLTILHQDQVGGLEVFSDNKWRTVRPRQGAFVVNIGDTFMALSNGKYKSCLHRALVNRDKERRSLTFFMNPREDKVVRPPEYLVSSCTGDAPRTYPDFTWSELLQFTQKHYRADDATLPNFTKWLLSSKPANVNNN is encoded by the exons ATGGATTCAAATGTCTCTACACTTCATGTTTCCTCTCTTTCAGAAACTGGAGAAGGCCAGAAAGATTATGGTGCAGGGAATTCTCTTTTACAATCACAGTTTGTGCTGCAGAAAGAATCCTCTGTGCCCATGTGTTTCATTTGGCCGAAAGAGGATTTAGTGAAAGCCATTGAAGAGCTTAGAGAGCCAGTTGTGGATCTTTCAGGTTTCCTCAAGGGTGATTTGGTGGCAACTCAGGATGCTGCAATGCTCATTAGGGAATCCTGCTTGAAGCATGGTTTCTTCCAAATTACCGGCCATGGTGTCGATCCTCGTCTCATCCGAATGGCATATGATCATTTGGATCGTTTCTTTAAGCTCCCGGTTAGCATGAAACTTAGGGCTAAGAGAATGCCTGGTACTAATTGGGGCTACTCTGGTGCTCATGCTGATCGTTTTTCATCCAAATTGCCATGGAAGGAGACATTATCCTTTCGCTTCTATGAGCCTGATGACTCGCACCCCGTCGTGTTAGACTTCTTCAAATCAACTCTAGGGATGGATTTCGAGGAGACAGG ATTGGTATACCAAAAGTATTGTGAAGCAATGAAGGAAGTAGCACTTGCAATCATGGAGCTAATGGCAATCAGCTTGGGGATTCATGATCAGCAGCATTACAAACACTTTTTCCAAGATGGTTCCTCCATAATGAGATGCAACTACTACCCGCCATGCAAAGAACCAGAATATGTCTTAGGGACGGGACCCCATTGCGATCCGACATCCTTAACTATTCTTCACCAGGACCAAGTTGGAGGTCTCGAAGTATTTTCCGACAACAAATGGCGGACCGTTCGACCTCGTCAAGGTGCATTTGTCGTTAACATCGGTGATACTTTCatg GCACTATCGAATGGGAAATACAAAAGTTGTCTCCATAGGGCATTGGTGAACAGGGACAAGGAGAGGAGGTCGTTGACCTTCTTTATGAACCCAAGAGAAGACAAGGTGGTGAGACCTCCTGAGTATCTTGTATCTTCATGTACTGGTGATGCGCCAAGAACATACCCTGATTTCACATGGTCGGAGTTACTCCAATTCACTCAAAAACACTACAGAGCTGATGATGCTACCCTACCAAACTTCACCAAATGGCTCCTGTCTTCCAAACCGGCTAACgttaataataattag
- the LOC118344749 gene encoding uncharacterized protein LOC118344749, whose protein sequence is MGIYGSMKQTGLGWDAERKAPVVSKEHLANEIKVRSSFKYFKTEGCPKYEYLCIIFGVQLRLGHYIRHRLTRPQLVTMSKCLRRRCKTMVDRWLIMKGPIASSWYARSGSRR, encoded by the exons ATGGGAATTTACGGATCTATGAAGCAAACCGGTTTGGGGTGGGACGCTGAGAGGAAGGCTCCAGTTGTCAGCAAGGAACACTTGGCGAATGAAATCAAG GTGAGATCATCATTCAAGTATTTCAAGACCGAGGGATGCCCAAAGTATGAATACCTCTGCATAATCTTTGGCGTTCAGTTGCGACTAGGACACTACATCAGGCATCGACTGACCCGGCCCCAACTAGTGACGATGAGCAAATGCTTGAGGAGGAGATGCAAAACCATGGTTGACAGGTGGCTGATTATGAAGGGGCCCATTGCAAGCAGTTGGTATGCACGTAGTGGATCTCGCCGATGA